The proteins below are encoded in one region of Candidatus Fermentibacter sp.:
- a CDS encoding acyl-CoA carboxylase subunit beta produces MTSAEKVEKLLAQREKAQEGGGLDRIEKQHALGKLTARERIELLLDEGSFEEFDMFVSHRCTKFGLDSKHIPGDGVVTGYGTIDGRLVYVFSHDFTVFGGSLSETFAEKVIKIMEMAAENGAPVIGLNDSGGARIQEGIESLAGYGEIFLRNVVYSGVIPQISVIMGPCAGGAVYSPAITDFTIMVENTSYMFVTGPKVVKTVTGEDVTVDQLGGAHIHATRSGVASLTCKNEQEALLFVRKLVSYIPQNNMEDPVASTPTDPIDRLESWLDDFVPDNPNKPYEMRKIISAVVDDGEFLEIQRMFAPNIIVGFARMNGRSVGVVANQPSFLAGVLDNDASIKGARFVRFCDAFNIPVLTFVDVPGFMPGTKQEYAGIIRNGAKLLYAFAEATVPKVTVIVRKAYGGAYDVMSSKHLKSDVNYAWPSAEIAVMGPEGAVEIIFSKDLEKAQSPADRKKELVEDYKEHFANPFTAAERGYVDDVIVPSSTRFRVIRALEMLSGKRRFMPSKKHGNIPL; encoded by the coding sequence ATGACATCGGCGGAAAAGGTCGAGAAGCTCCTCGCGCAGCGGGAGAAGGCGCAGGAGGGCGGCGGACTCGACAGGATCGAGAAGCAGCACGCCCTGGGCAAGCTCACCGCTCGGGAGAGGATCGAGCTCCTGCTCGACGAGGGGAGCTTCGAGGAGTTCGACATGTTCGTGTCCCACAGGTGCACGAAGTTCGGGCTCGACTCGAAGCACATCCCCGGCGACGGCGTGGTCACCGGCTACGGCACGATAGACGGCCGGCTGGTCTACGTCTTCTCCCACGACTTCACCGTCTTCGGCGGATCTCTCTCCGAGACCTTCGCCGAGAAGGTGATAAAGATCATGGAGATGGCCGCCGAGAACGGCGCCCCTGTCATCGGGCTCAACGACTCGGGCGGAGCCCGCATCCAGGAGGGCATCGAGAGCCTCGCCGGATACGGCGAGATCTTCCTGCGCAACGTGGTCTACTCCGGCGTCATCCCCCAGATCTCGGTGATCATGGGCCCCTGCGCCGGCGGCGCGGTCTACAGCCCCGCCATCACCGACTTCACGATCATGGTCGAGAACACGAGCTACATGTTCGTCACCGGCCCGAAGGTCGTGAAGACGGTGACCGGCGAGGACGTCACGGTCGACCAGCTCGGCGGGGCGCACATACACGCCACGCGCAGCGGCGTTGCGAGCCTCACCTGCAAGAACGAGCAGGAGGCTCTCCTGTTCGTCCGCAAGCTCGTGAGCTACATCCCCCAGAACAACATGGAGGATCCGGTCGCCTCCACCCCCACGGATCCCATCGACAGGCTGGAGTCCTGGCTCGACGACTTCGTCCCCGACAACCCGAACAAGCCATACGAGATGAGGAAGATCATCTCCGCGGTCGTCGACGACGGCGAGTTCCTGGAAATCCAGAGAATGTTCGCCCCCAACATCATAGTCGGGTTCGCCAGGATGAACGGCAGGTCCGTGGGAGTTGTCGCGAACCAGCCCTCGTTCCTCGCCGGCGTGCTCGACAACGACGCCTCGATCAAGGGCGCCAGGTTCGTTCGCTTCTGCGACGCCTTCAACATCCCGGTGCTGACCTTCGTCGACGTGCCCGGCTTCATGCCCGGCACGAAGCAGGAGTACGCGGGCATCATCCGCAACGGGGCCAAGCTGCTCTACGCCTTCGCCGAGGCCACCGTGCCCAAGGTGACCGTGATCGTGCGAAAGGCCTACGGCGGTGCCTACGACGTCATGAGTTCGAAGCACCTGAAGTCGGACGTGAACTACGCCTGGCCCAGCGCCGAGATAGCGGTCATGGGTCCCGAGGGGGCCGTCGAGATCATCTTCAGCAAGGACCTCGAGAAGGCCCAGTCCCCTGCCGATAGGAAGAAGGAGCTGGTGGAGGACTACAAGGAGCACTTCGCCAACCCCTTCACGGCGGCGGAGCGCGGCTACGTGGACGACGTGATCGTGCCGTCCTCGACGAGGTTCAGGGTCATAAGGGCGCTGGAGATGCTGTCGGGCAAGAGGCGCTTCATGCCCTCCAAGAAGCACGGGAACATCCCTCTATGA
- the mce gene encoding methylmalonyl-CoA epimerase produces the protein MIDHIDHIGIAVEGLEASVPFYRDVLGLEDLGREEVPSQKVRVAMFRVGEARIELLEPASPDSPIAQFIEKRGQGIHHIAYSVCDASGTVRTLVEKGVEMIDREPRMGAGGSLIAFIHPKSSGRVLTEICEHGTTEKEEGL, from the coding sequence ATGATCGATCACATCGACCACATAGGCATCGCAGTCGAGGGCCTGGAGGCGTCCGTCCCGTTCTACCGCGACGTGCTCGGCCTCGAGGACCTGGGGCGCGAGGAGGTCCCCTCCCAGAAGGTGAGGGTGGCCATGTTCCGCGTAGGAGAAGCCAGGATAGAGCTCCTGGAGCCGGCCTCCCCCGACAGCCCCATCGCCCAGTTCATCGAGAAGAGGGGGCAGGGCATACACCACATCGCCTACTCCGTGTGCGACGCGTCCGGCACGGTCCGGACCCTCGTGGAGAAGGGCGTGGAGATGATAGACCGCGAGCCGAGGATGGGCGCGGGAGGCAGCCTGATAGCCTTCATCCATCCGAAGTCGAGCGGGAGGGTCTTGACTGAGATATGCGAACACGGAACGACTGAAAAGGAAGAGGGCCTATGA
- the meaB gene encoding methylmalonyl Co-A mutase-associated GTPase MeaB yields the protein MRAADPGHLAGLVRKGDTRGLARALTVVENGGPEAAALLHELYDPCPGSRSVGITGPPGAGKSSLADVLLAHWKSAGRRPGVIAVDPSSPFSGGAILGDRLRMQRHACDPDIFIRSMGSRGHIGGLAGTTAQAVEVLTAGGYDPVLIETVGVGQGEVEVASIADLTILVLVPGLGDDVQMMKAGIMEIGDLIVLNKADRPGIDQLEAVVRAGLDFAPEGTARPPVVRCSVTSGEGLGDVFSEIDGLLASGKDFEASRRGRVRENLLRIAAEQGARAALEILERTLGVERAVDMVLAGETTPYEIGERLTLPGRAPVEA from the coding sequence TTGAGGGCCGCTGATCCCGGGCATCTCGCCGGACTCGTCAGGAAGGGGGACACGCGCGGTCTCGCGCGGGCCCTCACCGTTGTCGAGAACGGGGGGCCCGAAGCCGCAGCGCTCCTGCACGAGCTCTACGATCCCTGCCCCGGGTCGCGCTCGGTCGGGATAACTGGTCCTCCGGGCGCAGGCAAGAGCAGCCTGGCGGACGTCCTGCTGGCCCACTGGAAGAGTGCCGGGAGGCGCCCGGGCGTGATCGCCGTCGATCCCTCCTCGCCGTTCTCCGGCGGGGCCATCCTGGGCGACAGGCTCAGGATGCAGCGCCATGCCTGCGACCCGGACATATTCATCCGGAGCATGGGCAGCAGGGGGCACATCGGAGGGCTGGCAGGCACCACGGCTCAGGCGGTGGAGGTGCTCACCGCCGGAGGTTACGATCCGGTGCTGATCGAGACCGTGGGCGTAGGCCAGGGGGAGGTCGAGGTCGCCTCCATAGCCGACCTGACCATCCTCGTCCTCGTCCCCGGCCTGGGCGACGACGTGCAGATGATGAAGGCCGGGATCATGGAGATCGGCGACCTGATCGTCCTGAACAAGGCCGACAGGCCCGGGATCGACCAGCTCGAAGCGGTCGTCCGGGCGGGGCTCGATTTCGCGCCGGAGGGTACGGCGAGGCCTCCAGTGGTCAGATGCTCGGTGACCAGCGGAGAAGGCCTCGGTGATGTCTTCTCGGAGATAGACGGACTGCTCGCGTCCGGGAAGGATTTCGAAGCCTCCCGGCGCGGGAGGGTTCGCGAGAACCTGCTCCGCATCGCCGCGGAACAGGGTGCAAGAGCCGCTCTGGAGATCCTGGAACGCACCCTGGGGGTCGAGAGGGCGGTCGACATGGTCCTTGCAGGAGAGACAACGCCTTACGAGATCGGAGAGCGGCTCACGCTCCCGGGAAGGGCTCCGGTAGAGGCATGA
- a CDS encoding cobalamin B12-binding domain-containing protein, which yields MGERKIRILIAKPGLDGHDRGAKYIARALRDAGMEVVYTGIRQTPEAIAAAAVQEDVDFVGLSLLSGAHNHLFPAVASCLAERGASDIILFGGGVIPEEDIPGLTAAGFRAIFTPGTPAPDVVDFIKREFEAAALSGTKA from the coding sequence ATGGGTGAGAGGAAGATCAGGATCCTGATCGCCAAGCCCGGCCTCGACGGGCACGATCGTGGAGCCAAGTACATAGCCCGCGCCCTGAGGGACGCCGGGATGGAAGTGGTCTACACGGGCATAAGGCAGACCCCGGAGGCGATAGCCGCCGCAGCCGTGCAGGAGGATGTGGACTTCGTGGGGCTTTCGCTCCTCTCGGGCGCCCACAATCACCTCTTCCCGGCCGTCGCTTCGTGCCTCGCCGAACGCGGGGCCTCGGACATCATCCTCTTCGGCGGGGGAGTGATCCCCGAGGAGGACATCCCCGGGCTCACGGCCGCCGGGTTCAGGGCCATCTTCACGCCGGGCACGCCCGCCCCGGATGTGGTTGATTTCATAAAGAGGGAGTTCGAGGCGGCTGCTTTATCCGGAACGAAGGCCTGA
- a CDS encoding ribose-phosphate pyrophosphokinase yields the protein MFGNIAICSGRSSEALAGRICELLGVEPEPVEFVEFSNGNLMVNFVGGTVREKDVFVIQSGERSIFQDRSRAFGTVSGDILELLQMMYAIKDSAGRITAVTPYFPYARSDKKDKPRIAISAKMMFDLMTAVRAGRVLTMTLHCPQSQGFSDIPVDQLHAQGTFMKKILELGRERIAFLAPDSGSILENDSMAVYVSRAIKEAGGAPEVVTGYVKKVRFDDSERPHVRSVEGVDNLENRTVIMCDDEILSGRSLVLSAETARDRGAEEIFAFVTHGVLSGQAVKLIEESPITRLFITDTIEFDAGAAAAVNGGPVTKIETVSVAPVFAEAIKRIHSGQSLSSLFL from the coding sequence ATGTTCGGGAACATCGCGATCTGTTCCGGAAGGTCGAGTGAAGCCCTTGCTGGGAGGATATGCGAACTCCTGGGGGTGGAGCCCGAGCCGGTTGAGTTCGTCGAGTTCTCCAACGGCAACCTCATGGTGAACTTCGTGGGCGGCACCGTCCGTGAGAAGGACGTGTTCGTGATCCAGTCCGGCGAACGGTCGATCTTCCAGGACCGGAGCCGGGCCTTCGGCACCGTTTCGGGCGACATCCTCGAACTCCTCCAGATGATGTACGCCATCAAGGACAGCGCGGGCAGGATCACCGCGGTCACCCCGTACTTCCCCTACGCCCGGAGCGACAAGAAGGACAAGCCGCGCATCGCCATATCCGCCAAGATGATGTTCGATCTGATGACGGCCGTGAGGGCCGGGCGGGTGCTCACCATGACGCTCCACTGCCCGCAGAGCCAGGGATTCAGCGACATCCCGGTCGATCAGCTCCACGCCCAGGGCACCTTCATGAAGAAGATCCTGGAGCTCGGCCGCGAGAGGATAGCCTTCCTGGCGCCCGACTCCGGGAGCATCCTCGAGAACGACTCGATGGCGGTGTACGTGTCGCGGGCCATCAAGGAGGCGGGAGGCGCGCCCGAGGTGGTTACCGGCTACGTCAAGAAGGTGCGCTTCGATGACTCCGAGCGGCCGCACGTCAGGTCGGTCGAGGGCGTGGACAACCTCGAGAACCGCACCGTCATCATGTGCGACGACGAGATCCTGTCGGGCAGGAGCCTGGTGCTGTCGGCCGAGACGGCCAGGGATCGCGGAGCCGAGGAGATCTTCGCGTTCGTGACCCACGGGGTGCTCTCGGGCCAGGCAGTGAAGCTCATCGAGGAAAGCCCGATCACAAGGCTCTTCATCACCGACACCATCGAGTTCGACGCCGGCGCCGCGGCGGCGGTGAACGGCGGCCCGGTGACGAAGATCGAAACAGTGTCCGTGGCCCCCGTCTTCGCCGAGGCCATCAAGCGGATCCACTCGGGGCAGAGCCTGAGCAGCCTCTTCCTGTAG
- a CDS encoding DUF3795 domain-containing protein produces the protein MDGSALDGYCGLWCDACKIVKAERNGTQDGIAGILGVEPSEIHCKGCRSEDVFTGCSRCPMRACASTREVEFCSDCPDFPCGEYRRIASSGDSLPPHFRTTIRNLGEIREKGASEWRRLQAGRWACPSCGRPFSWYAEECSCGQDLRGRKDWENL, from the coding sequence ATGGACGGAAGCGCCCTCGACGGATACTGCGGGCTCTGGTGCGACGCCTGCAAGATAGTGAAGGCCGAGCGAAACGGCACACAGGACGGCATCGCCGGCATCCTCGGGGTCGAGCCGTCTGAGATACACTGCAAAGGATGCAGGTCGGAAGACGTGTTCACGGGCTGTTCCAGGTGCCCGATGAGGGCATGCGCTTCGACGCGGGAGGTCGAGTTCTGCTCCGACTGCCCGGACTTCCCATGCGGTGAATACCGGAGGATCGCCTCCTCGGGCGACAGCCTCCCGCCTCACTTCAGGACGACGATCAGGAATCTCGGGGAGATCAGGGAGAAAGGCGCATCCGAATGGAGGCGCCTGCAGGCGGGGAGATGGGCCTGCCCATCGTGCGGGCGCCCATTCTCCTGGTATGCCGAGGAATGCTCCTGCGGACAGGATCTGCGGGGCAGGAAGGACTGGGAGAACCTCTAG
- a CDS encoding nucleoside deaminase translates to MVVIPDQELMRLALSEAGLALSEAEVPVGAVLALPDGRVFRGHNMTAALGRPSAHAEHIAIEKAAGALSDWRLEGSVLVSTVEPCLMCGGLAVLARVARIVFGAPDPRFGAFGSVTDITAMGNLNHYPAVTGGLMAEEAGSLVRSFFRSLRAGRAVPESESGA, encoded by the coding sequence ATGGTCGTGATCCCCGATCAGGAGCTGATGCGCCTGGCTCTCTCGGAGGCCGGCCTGGCTCTCTCGGAGGCCGAGGTTCCGGTGGGCGCGGTTCTCGCGCTGCCTGACGGCCGCGTGTTCCGCGGCCACAACATGACCGCCGCCCTCGGCCGGCCCTCCGCGCACGCCGAGCACATCGCGATCGAGAAGGCGGCCGGGGCGCTCTCGGACTGGCGCCTCGAGGGATCCGTGCTGGTGTCGACCGTCGAGCCGTGCCTCATGTGCGGGGGCCTGGCGGTGCTGGCCCGCGTGGCCAGGATCGTGTTCGGCGCTCCCGATCCGCGCTTCGGGGCGTTCGGGTCCGTGACGGACATCACGGCGATGGGAAACCTCAACCATTATCCGGCAGTCACCGGGGGGCTGATGGCCGAAGAGGCCGGCAGCCTGGTCCGATCCTTCTTCAGGAGCCTGCGCGCCGGCCGCGCGGTTCCCGAATCGGAAAGCGGGGCATGA
- a CDS encoding Xaa-Pro aminopeptidase codes for MLSAQDFAARRAALMERLPDRSLAVVPPSSEKPSSADATHPYVPSRNLYYLTGIVQENTWLLMIRTPAAGVQEMLFTDPFDPEYEKWWGRKLTKEEASEVSGIRDVRTDRGWEGLIDRLLSRSGIENVFVDYPSSGLGQPRGERQRFAGRLAGAWPDRAHSRLSPHIFAMRMVKDDREIELMREAARITGKAFAAVLSVLRPGIRECVVEAEIMKTFIASGARAAFPVIAAGGGRATCLHYTSNDAVLEEGDLLLIDFGAAWSLYSSDITRTVPVSGRYTDRQRQLMELVLETQRDAIARLSPGKLHADWNQEVATAYAERLAAAGIIPDPAGLEAVYYHRTGHHLGLDTHDESIPDIPAAPGMVFTVEPGLYIASESTGIRIEDDVMVADGGSRILSDMIPREPSDIEAMMRDR; via the coding sequence ATGCTGTCCGCGCAGGATTTCGCAGCCCGCAGGGCCGCCCTGATGGAAAGGCTGCCGGACCGCAGCCTGGCGGTAGTCCCGCCGTCGAGCGAGAAGCCGTCTTCGGCGGATGCCACGCATCCCTACGTACCCTCCAGGAACCTCTACTACCTGACCGGGATAGTTCAGGAGAACACCTGGCTCCTGATGATCCGCACCCCCGCCGCGGGCGTCCAGGAGATGCTCTTCACCGACCCGTTCGATCCCGAGTACGAGAAGTGGTGGGGCAGGAAGCTCACGAAGGAGGAGGCCTCCGAGGTCTCGGGCATCAGGGACGTCCGGACCGACCGCGGCTGGGAGGGGCTCATCGACAGGCTCCTGTCGCGGAGCGGGATCGAGAACGTCTTCGTCGACTATCCGTCGAGCGGCCTCGGGCAGCCCAGGGGCGAAAGGCAGAGGTTCGCCGGAAGGCTCGCCGGGGCGTGGCCCGACCGCGCGCATTCGAGGCTCTCGCCGCACATCTTCGCCATGAGGATGGTGAAGGACGACAGGGAGATCGAGCTGATGCGCGAGGCCGCAAGGATCACCGGCAAGGCCTTCGCGGCGGTCCTCTCGGTGCTCAGGCCCGGAATCCGCGAATGCGTCGTCGAAGCCGAGATAATGAAGACCTTCATAGCCTCGGGCGCCCGGGCGGCCTTCCCCGTGATAGCCGCCGGAGGCGGACGAGCCACATGCCTCCATTACACGAGCAACGACGCCGTTCTCGAAGAGGGGGATCTCCTCCTCATAGACTTCGGGGCGGCATGGAGCCTGTACAGCTCCGACATCACCAGGACCGTGCCGGTTTCGGGAAGGTACACGGACAGGCAGAGGCAGCTCATGGAGCTGGTTCTCGAGACGCAGAGGGACGCCATTGCCCGGCTGTCTCCGGGCAAGCTGCACGCCGACTGGAACCAGGAGGTGGCGACAGCCTACGCCGAAAGGCTCGCGGCAGCCGGGATCATCCCCGATCCGGCCGGGCTCGAGGCCGTCTACTACCACCGTACCGGCCACCATCTCGGCCTGGATACCCACGATGAATCCATCCCCGACATCCCCGCCGCGCCCGGAATGGTTTTCACCGTCGAACCCGGGCTGTACATCGCCTCCGAATCAACCGGGATCCGCATAGAGGACGACGTGATGGTGGCGGATGGCGGCAGCCGGATCCTCTCGGACATGATCCCGAGGGAGCCCTCCGACATCGAAGCGATGATGCGGGACAGATAG
- a CDS encoding nitroreductase family protein — MDLFDLCMHARTVRRFREALGIDPATALGLVEAAGLAPCAGNLQELRYVIILDKAGREALFPLLSWAAYLKDWPGPGEGERPAGYVVILAPSEEKPFTRIDAGIAAGYITLDAHAAGLGTCILMSFDRAGMGSLLCVPDGLSPILVIALGEPAEEVVVETLPPGGPVEYWRDSEGVHHVPKRPVSDLLIT, encoded by the coding sequence ATGGACCTTTTCGATCTGTGCATGCATGCGAGGACCGTCAGGCGATTCAGGGAGGCGCTCGGCATCGATCCCGCGACTGCGCTCGGCCTCGTCGAGGCTGCGGGGCTCGCCCCCTGCGCAGGGAACCTGCAGGAGCTGCGATACGTCATCATCCTCGACAAGGCCGGGAGAGAGGCCCTGTTCCCCCTGCTCTCATGGGCCGCATATCTGAAGGACTGGCCCGGTCCCGGCGAAGGCGAGAGACCGGCCGGATACGTCGTGATCCTCGCGCCTTCGGAGGAGAAGCCCTTCACCAGGATAGACGCCGGGATCGCCGCTGGCTACATAACTCTGGACGCCCATGCCGCCGGGCTCGGTACCTGCATCCTGATGTCGTTCGACCGTGCTGGGATGGGCAGCCTGCTGTGCGTGCCCGATGGCCTGTCGCCCATCCTTGTGATAGCCCTCGGGGAGCCGGCGGAGGAGGTAGTCGTGGAGACTCTGCCGCCCGGCGGCCCGGTGGAGTACTGGCGTGACTCGGAAGGCGTTCATCATGTTCCGAAGAGACCCGTGTCCGATCTCCTGATCACCTGA
- a CDS encoding Hsp20/alpha crystallin family protein, with amino-acid sequence MANLPDRRRERYLMPFDWAGYTMNRMLEDIFPGGANGFDWVPAIDVIETRDTLEVRLELPGLCKDEIDIQVSNGVLTIKGEKKEVKDDKTEKRYHHREMRYGSFVRAIALPVDVKPEEAAAQCRDGVLTIVLPKEDRAVHKKIEIKS; translated from the coding sequence ATGGCGAATCTTCCGGACAGAAGGCGGGAGAGGTACCTGATGCCCTTCGACTGGGCTGGATACACGATGAACCGCATGCTCGAGGACATCTTCCCGGGCGGCGCCAACGGGTTCGACTGGGTGCCCGCGATCGATGTCATCGAGACGAGGGACACGCTCGAGGTAAGGCTCGAGCTTCCCGGGCTCTGCAAGGACGAGATCGACATCCAGGTCTCGAACGGCGTGCTGACCATCAAGGGTGAGAAGAAGGAGGTGAAGGACGACAAGACCGAGAAGCGCTACCACCACCGCGAGATGCGCTACGGTTCGTTCGTCCGCGCCATCGCCCTCCCGGTCGACGTGAAGCCCGAGGAGGCCGCAGCCCAGTGCAGGGACGGCGTGCTCACGATCGTCCTGCCCAAGGAGGACAGGGCCGTCCACAAGAAGATCGAGATCAAGAGCTGA